In a genomic window of Thermosynechococcus sp. CL-1:
- the clpB gene encoding ATP-dependent chaperone ClpB: MQPTDPTKFTDKAWEAIVKSQDVAREYRSQYLETEHLMIALLREEGLGQLIFERADIDTEWVLKRLMEFAKQQPRVPTGSELYCGRSLDALLDEANRLRQEQEDQFISIEHLVLAFVGDRRIGQRLFRALNCDREQLAATVKAIRGAQKVLDQNPENKYAALEKYGRDLTEAARQGKLDPVIGRDEEIRRVIQVLSRRTKNNPVLIGEPGVGKTAIAEGLAQRIINGDVPESLKNRRLISLDLGSLVAGAKFRGDFEDRLKAVLHEVTHSDGQIVLFIDELHTVVGAGANQNSSMDASNLLKPMLARGELRCIGATTLDEYRKHIEKDAALERRFQQVYIGQPSVEDTISILRGLKDRYEIHHNVKITDSALVAAAMLSDRYISDRFLPDKAIDLVDEAAAKLKMEITTKPAELEALERRLRQLEMEKLSLKQEESLPLSQAPLQATRDRLQRIEEEIAQLQPRQQAMQARWQAEKDLLERINSLKEEEDQVKLQIEQAERDYNLNKAAQLKYGRLETLQRELESTEAQLLELQAEGGTFLRDQVTEADIAEIVSKWTGIPLQKLMASERQKLLQLEQVLHQRVIGQTDAVAAVAAAIRRARAGMKDPARPIGSFLFMGPTGVGKTELARALAEALFDDENALVRIDMSEYMEKHAVSRMIGAPPGYVGFDSGGQLTEAIRRRPYAVVLFDEVEKAHPEVFNVLLQVLDDGRVTDSQGRTVDFRNTVIIMTSNLGSEHILDLAGDDSRYEEMRQRVLQSAQKYFRPEFLNRIDDLILFHGLGRTELAQIAQIQLRRVEKLLADQKIRLRLTPAALDHLVAVGFDPVYGARPLKRAIQRELENPLAVKILEEVFAPGDTILVDLVNGELTFSPANLAGAGDRDTVTAS; encoded by the coding sequence ATGCAACCAACGGATCCAACAAAGTTTACTGATAAAGCATGGGAAGCCATTGTTAAGTCCCAAGATGTGGCACGGGAATATCGCAGCCAATATCTGGAAACAGAGCACTTGATGATTGCCCTCCTGCGGGAGGAGGGACTGGGGCAACTGATCTTTGAACGGGCCGATATTGACACTGAATGGGTGCTCAAGCGGCTGATGGAGTTTGCTAAGCAGCAGCCCCGCGTGCCAACGGGAAGCGAACTCTACTGTGGCCGCAGCTTGGATGCCCTGCTTGATGAAGCCAATCGTCTGCGCCAAGAGCAAGAGGATCAGTTTATTTCGATTGAGCATCTTGTCCTCGCATTTGTGGGCGATCGCCGTATTGGTCAACGTCTGTTCCGCGCTTTGAATTGCGATCGCGAGCAGTTGGCGGCCACCGTCAAAGCCATTCGCGGCGCCCAAAAAGTCTTAGACCAAAACCCCGAAAATAAATACGCTGCCCTTGAAAAGTACGGTCGCGATCTCACCGAAGCAGCCCGCCAAGGCAAACTGGATCCCGTCATTGGCCGCGATGAAGAAATTCGCCGCGTCATTCAAGTGCTCTCCCGCCGCACCAAAAATAATCCCGTGCTCATTGGTGAACCGGGTGTAGGTAAAACCGCCATTGCCGAAGGCCTTGCCCAGCGGATTATCAATGGCGATGTGCCAGAATCCTTGAAAAATCGGCGGTTGATCTCCCTTGATCTGGGGAGTTTAGTAGCGGGTGCCAAGTTTCGCGGTGACTTTGAAGATCGCCTCAAGGCGGTTCTCCATGAAGTGACCCATTCCGACGGTCAAATTGTTCTCTTTATTGATGAATTGCACACCGTGGTTGGTGCCGGTGCCAATCAAAACTCCTCAATGGATGCCAGCAACCTCCTGAAGCCGATGTTGGCGCGGGGCGAACTGCGCTGTATTGGTGCCACCACCCTAGACGAGTACCGCAAGCATATTGAGAAGGATGCTGCCCTTGAGCGTCGCTTCCAGCAGGTGTATATTGGCCAACCCAGCGTTGAGGATACGATCTCAATTTTGCGCGGCCTCAAGGATCGCTACGAAATTCACCACAACGTCAAAATTACTGACTCGGCACTGGTGGCAGCGGCGATGCTTTCGGATCGCTATATTAGCGATCGCTTTTTACCCGACAAGGCCATTGATTTGGTAGATGAAGCGGCGGCCAAACTGAAAATGGAAATCACCACCAAGCCTGCTGAACTGGAAGCCCTTGAGCGGCGACTGCGGCAACTGGAGATGGAAAAACTCTCCCTCAAACAGGAAGAAAGTCTGCCCCTGAGCCAAGCGCCACTCCAAGCCACCCGCGATCGCCTGCAGCGCATCGAAGAGGAAATTGCCCAACTGCAACCGCGACAACAGGCCATGCAAGCCCGCTGGCAAGCCGAAAAAGACCTCCTAGAGCGGATCAACAGCCTCAAAGAAGAGGAAGATCAGGTAAAGCTGCAAATCGAGCAAGCGGAGCGGGACTACAACCTCAACAAAGCTGCTCAACTTAAATATGGTCGCCTCGAGACGCTGCAACGGGAATTGGAAAGCACCGAAGCGCAACTCTTGGAACTTCAGGCCGAAGGCGGCACCTTTTTGCGCGATCAAGTTACGGAAGCTGATATTGCCGAAATCGTCTCCAAGTGGACGGGAATTCCACTGCAAAAACTCATGGCCTCAGAACGGCAAAAACTCCTGCAACTGGAACAAGTCCTCCATCAGCGGGTGATTGGTCAAACTGATGCCGTGGCCGCCGTGGCCGCAGCAATTCGCCGAGCGCGAGCCGGCATGAAAGACCCTGCCCGTCCCATTGGTTCCTTTCTCTTTATGGGTCCCACGGGGGTGGGCAAAACAGAACTGGCCCGTGCTCTTGCCGAAGCCCTCTTTGATGATGAAAATGCCCTTGTGCGCATTGATATGTCGGAGTACATGGAAAAACACGCCGTCTCCCGCATGATTGGCGCACCACCGGGGTATGTGGGCTTTGACAGTGGCGGGCAACTGACGGAGGCCATTCGCCGTCGTCCCTATGCCGTGGTTCTGTTTGACGAGGTGGAAAAAGCCCATCCGGAAGTCTTTAATGTGCTCTTGCAGGTGCTCGATGATGGCCGCGTCACTGATTCCCAAGGGCGAACGGTGGACTTCCGCAATACCGTGATCATTATGACCAGCAACTTGGGCAGCGAGCATATTTTAGATTTGGCCGGGGATGACAGTCGCTATGAGGAAATGCGCCAACGGGTACTCCAAAGTGCGCAAAAGTATTTTCGCCCCGAATTTCTCAACCGCATTGATGACTTGATCCTCTTCCATGGCCTAGGGCGGACTGAACTGGCACAGATTGCTCAAATTCAACTGCGACGGGTGGAGAAACTCCTTGCGGATCAAAAAATTCGCCTGCGCCTCACCCCGGCAGCGCTAGATCATTTGGTGGCGGTGGGCTTTGATCCAGTCTATGGGGCACGTCCTCTGAAACGCGCCATTCAACGGGAATTGGAGAACCCCCTCGCCGTGAAGATCCTTGAAGAGGTCTTTGCACCCGGCGATACGATTTTGGTAGATTTGGTCAATGGTGAGTTGACCTTTAGCCCTGCCAACCTCGCAGGTGCAGGCGATCGCGACACCGTCACCGCCTCCTAA
- a CDS encoding TrkA-related ion transporter, with product MVVDLFWVQPGHPNFFLMLADLPLRLCFVVELFLRFAIARKKQRFFRHYWLDLVAILPMPPQWPLFRLLPLLRLPRASILINRNLHYISPQISGLYGAQISALLIIVLIMLFGGLAFYIIEGTSNPDIETLGDALWYSFFSLVSAEPIGAYPKTHAGRIITLVVVLSGLTLFAVFTGVVSAFMVQRLQSVMSIKNFDLDELRNHIILCGWNRSAPLVLQELQTDPQTRHAPIVIVAELEQLPLSELRRVDQNRLYFYSGDYTRIDVLEKVQIYHASRAILLADTSQPRSDQDRDARTVLAALTMEKLNPTIYTCAQLLDRNNNVQLQAAGVEDVVVADEMAGHLIGNAVRNQGAMDVFAELLTVQVGNQFYRLPLPSTLAGKTFWHAQRHLKEQYDALLVAVERRIEGRRQTEINPPMDYELQGGDYVVVIARQYPQWG from the coding sequence GTGGTGGTCGATCTTTTCTGGGTACAGCCCGGCCACCCTAATTTTTTTCTGATGCTGGCGGATTTGCCCCTACGGCTGTGCTTTGTTGTTGAGTTATTCCTACGCTTTGCGATCGCCCGCAAAAAGCAACGATTTTTCCGCCACTACTGGCTTGATCTAGTCGCGATTTTACCGATGCCGCCCCAGTGGCCCCTGTTTCGTCTGCTGCCCCTTTTGCGCCTACCCCGTGCCTCGATTTTGATCAATCGCAACCTACACTACATTTCTCCCCAGATTTCTGGTCTCTACGGTGCCCAAATTTCAGCACTGTTAATCATTGTGTTGATCATGCTCTTTGGGGGACTGGCTTTTTATATTATCGAAGGAACCTCAAACCCAGACATCGAGACCCTTGGGGATGCCCTGTGGTACAGCTTCTTTTCCTTAGTGTCCGCCGAACCCATTGGTGCCTATCCCAAAACCCATGCCGGGCGGATCATTACCCTAGTGGTGGTTTTGTCGGGGCTGACTTTGTTTGCAGTGTTTACAGGGGTGGTGTCTGCCTTCATGGTGCAACGGTTGCAATCAGTCATGAGCATTAAGAACTTTGACTTGGATGAGTTGCGCAACCACATTATTCTCTGTGGCTGGAATCGCAGTGCCCCCCTAGTGTTGCAGGAGTTGCAAACCGATCCCCAAACCCGCCATGCACCGATTGTCATTGTTGCTGAACTTGAACAGTTGCCCTTGAGTGAGTTGCGGAGAGTAGATCAAAATCGCCTCTACTTTTATTCGGGAGACTATACCCGCATTGACGTTTTAGAGAAGGTGCAGATTTACCACGCCTCCCGTGCCATTCTCTTGGCGGATACCAGCCAGCCCCGCAGTGATCAAGACCGCGATGCCCGAACGGTTCTCGCTGCACTGACCATGGAAAAACTCAATCCAACGATTTACACCTGTGCCCAGCTTTTGGATCGCAATAATAATGTGCAACTTCAGGCGGCAGGGGTGGAAGATGTGGTGGTGGCTGATGAAATGGCGGGTCACCTGATTGGCAATGCAGTACGCAATCAAGGGGCGATGGATGTTTTTGCGGAATTGCTAACAGTACAGGTGGGAAACCAATTTTATCGGCTGCCTTTGCCGTCAACGCTGGCAGGCAAAACCTTTTGGCATGCGCAACGACACCTCAAGGAGCAGTACGATGCCCTCTTAGTTGCTGTGGAACGTCGCATTGAGGGGCGTCGCCAGACGGAGATTAACCCACCAATGGACTATGAGCTGCAAGGGGGGGACTATGTGGTTGTGATTGCGCGGCAGTATCCACAGTGGGGATAG
- the nblR gene encoding response regulator transcription factor NblR, with protein MELNSPPSRLLLVCADNPLSQRMGQDLQAAGYDPVIATTEKECHLACAEWQPALIIMDRYLGRLNSMELCQRLRQQGISLPILLMLESDRLEDRVAVLESGADDYLLLPYSPKPFLQMIQLYLKPPVTQSEVLRFDNLTLDLLTRRAERNGRTIDLTMKEYELLKFLMEHPREVLTREQILENVWGYDFLGESNVIEVYIRYLRLKIEPDGEKRLIHTVRGVGYVLREA; from the coding sequence ATGGAGCTAAATTCTCCCCCTTCACGTTTACTTTTGGTCTGCGCTGACAACCCCTTGTCACAGCGCATGGGGCAAGACCTCCAAGCCGCAGGCTATGACCCTGTGATTGCAACAACGGAAAAGGAATGTCACTTGGCCTGCGCAGAATGGCAGCCTGCCCTGATCATCATGGACCGCTATTTGGGGCGGCTCAACAGTATGGAGTTGTGCCAGCGGTTGCGCCAGCAGGGGATTAGTTTGCCAATTCTACTGATGCTGGAGAGCGATCGCCTAGAGGATCGGGTGGCGGTGCTGGAGTCGGGTGCCGATGATTACCTACTGCTGCCCTATAGTCCCAAGCCCTTTTTGCAAATGATTCAGCTTTATCTGAAGCCGCCAGTCACCCAAAGTGAGGTGTTGCGATTTGATAATTTGACCCTTGATCTCTTGACGCGGCGGGCGGAGCGCAATGGGCGCACGATCGATCTAACGATGAAGGAGTATGAACTACTGAAGTTTCTCATGGAGCATCCCCGCGAAGTCCTTACCCGTGAGCAAATTTTAGAAAATGTCTGGGGCTATGACTTTTTGGGAGAATCCAACGTCATTGAAGTCTATATTCGCTATCTGCGGTTGAAGATTGAACCCGATGGCGAAAAACGGTTAATTCACACAGTGCGAGGAGTGGGCTATGTTCTCCGTGAAGCGTAA
- the chrA gene encoding chromate efflux transporter — protein sequence MLESEEKSSSPLPLNLWEMTAVFLKLGSIGFGGGIAMIALMENEFVKRRRLLAIDEFLHGVALSQILGSFPVNTALFIGYRLHGFWGGLLGSLTFLLPSVVAVILLSWLYFGFHTIPSLQGALAGLTPVVIGIILAAVWSMGQKSVRSTVTIAIAIAACLGSLTHINPLLILGSGGIIGLILQLSPPTKTTKLQTSQKSALVGLPLAIQTLPHQAAQMATASSQPVQWLTLVLTFLKVGIVFFGGGFVLIPVLKQLLIDQLHWLTQQEFIDGVAISQLTPGPIAVIATFAGFRVAGIGGAFLATVALFLPSLLLMFALAHYYQVVKHLQRVKQFLAGVNPAVVGMVLSAAINLAPAILHLDQPVSLILNSVLLVFSLVAITRLKWHPAIALAVGATVGLCGGQWLTGTA from the coding sequence ATGCTGGAGTCCGAGGAAAAGTCGTCGTCCCCCCTGCCTCTGAATCTCTGGGAAATGACCGCTGTATTTCTGAAACTGGGCAGTATTGGCTTTGGCGGTGGAATTGCCATGATCGCCCTCATGGAAAATGAGTTTGTTAAGCGACGGCGGCTCTTGGCCATTGATGAATTTCTGCACGGGGTTGCCCTCAGCCAAATCCTAGGATCGTTCCCAGTCAATACGGCGCTCTTTATTGGTTATCGCCTCCATGGATTTTGGGGTGGTCTGTTGGGTAGTCTGACCTTTCTGCTGCCGTCTGTGGTGGCGGTGATTTTACTATCTTGGCTTTATTTTGGGTTTCATACGATTCCCTCGTTGCAAGGTGCCCTAGCGGGGCTAACGCCAGTGGTCATTGGCATCATCTTGGCAGCAGTCTGGTCAATGGGGCAAAAGTCTGTGCGCTCGACGGTAACGATCGCGATCGCCATTGCGGCCTGTCTCGGCAGTTTGACCCACATTAATCCCTTGCTCATCCTTGGCAGTGGTGGCATTATTGGTCTCATTCTCCAACTCAGCCCACCGACAAAAACCACAAAACTCCAAACTTCCCAAAAATCCGCCCTCGTTGGCTTACCCCTAGCGATCCAGACCTTACCCCACCAAGCTGCCCAAATGGCCACTGCCTCTTCTCAACCCGTTCAGTGGCTGACCCTAGTGCTTACCTTCCTCAAAGTGGGCATTGTTTTCTTTGGTGGTGGCTTTGTCCTGATCCCCGTGTTGAAACAACTGTTGATCGATCAGTTACATTGGCTGACGCAGCAGGAATTTATTGATGGTGTGGCTATTAGTCAATTGACCCCAGGGCCGATCGCTGTCATTGCCACTTTTGCGGGATTCCGTGTTGCTGGTATTGGTGGTGCTTTTTTGGCAACGGTGGCCTTATTTTTGCCCTCCCTATTATTGATGTTTGCTCTTGCCCACTACTATCAAGTGGTGAAGCATCTCCAACGGGTGAAGCAATTTTTGGCAGGGGTCAATCCTGCGGTGGTGGGTATGGTGTTGTCAGCAGCCATTAACCTTGCGCCTGCCATTCTCCACCTCGATCAGCCCGTCAGTCTCATTCTCAATAGCGTGCTCTTGGTCTTTTCCCTTGTAGCGATTACGCGCCTCAAATGGCACCCAGCGATCGCCCTTGCTGTGGGAGCAACAGTTGGATTATGCGGTGGCCAATGGTTAACTGGCACGGCCTAG
- a CDS encoding SRPBCC family protein, with product MEIASQVELPFPREHVYRTYRDRLPELVNWMPNVRKIEVQERREQPEILEMVLVWHGGGEIPAAARALLSEAMLSWTDYTHWDDRHYLTRWRIAPHAFTEAIDCQGENQFIAVGDSTIITSRGHLRIDPKRIPGVPSFLAGMIARAVEEYLGQRIEPNFQQLAASVAAFLQAKG from the coding sequence ATGGAAATTGCCTCCCAAGTAGAGCTGCCCTTTCCCCGCGAGCACGTCTATCGCACCTATCGCGATCGCCTGCCTGAGTTAGTCAACTGGATGCCCAATGTGCGTAAAATTGAGGTGCAAGAGCGCAGGGAACAGCCTGAGATCTTAGAGATGGTTCTGGTCTGGCATGGGGGTGGCGAAATTCCGGCAGCGGCTCGGGCACTGCTGAGTGAGGCAATGCTCTCGTGGACGGACTACACCCATTGGGACGATCGCCACTATCTTACTCGCTGGCGCATTGCACCCCATGCCTTTACCGAGGCCATTGACTGCCAAGGGGAAAATCAATTCATTGCTGTGGGTGACTCAACAATTATCACTAGCCGAGGTCATCTACGCATTGATCCAAAACGCATTCCGGGGGTACCCTCCTTCCTAGCTGGCATGATTGCTCGCGCTGTGGAGGAGTATCTCGGCCAACGCATCGAACCCAATTTTCAGCAGTTGGCAGCCAGTGTCGCAGCATTTTTGCAGGCAAAGGGGTGA
- a CDS encoding ParB N-terminal domain-containing protein, which translates to MVNSKRIQLTAIELSPDLVPADQGRIEELASSILKAGICFPPLVVRRLGDRLACHRFKLLSGHQQYYAAQKANLKEINALILEENDTPEIEAAILNQIQPNSAISEVTEEQKQEQTTDPLAFDSPASNFNGNLTKTLLQQLLEQNQAIFQSLKEMEAALVNINAKLDSLPLSQVSLSTPTTMLSASSADRNQPQLKIRLLNQGSEAEIQQWLINAGVSKKSSRKYIKKIIESRTQSPFQSLIHLKEILKLKSQTLAKLEKCPVPASLSFPL; encoded by the coding sequence ATGGTCAATAGCAAACGTATTCAATTGACAGCGATTGAACTGAGCCCTGACCTTGTGCCCGCAGATCAGGGAAGGATCGAGGAACTGGCTAGTTCAATTCTCAAAGCAGGTATCTGTTTTCCACCGCTAGTGGTGCGGCGTTTGGGCGATCGCTTAGCCTGTCATCGCTTCAAACTCTTGTCAGGTCATCAGCAGTATTATGCTGCCCAAAAAGCCAATCTTAAAGAAATCAATGCCCTGATTCTTGAGGAAAACGACACGCCAGAAATAGAAGCTGCCATCCTCAATCAAATTCAGCCTAACTCCGCAATTTCTGAGGTAACAGAAGAACAAAAGCAAGAACAAACTACAGATCCTTTAGCTTTTGACTCACCAGCGAGCAACTTCAACGGAAATCTTACCAAGACACTCCTTCAGCAGCTTCTAGAGCAAAATCAAGCCATTTTTCAGTCCCTAAAAGAAATGGAGGCAGCTCTAGTAAACATCAATGCCAAACTGGATAGCTTACCACTGTCACAAGTGTCACTGTCTACACCAACAACAATGCTATCAGCCTCCTCGGCAGATCGCAACCAACCTCAGTTAAAAATACGCTTGCTTAATCAAGGTTCCGAAGCTGAAATCCAACAGTGGCTTATAAATGCAGGAGTAAGTAAAAAAAGCAGTCGAAAATATATCAAAAAGATTATTGAATCTCGTACTCAATCTCCCTTTCAGTCTCTCATTCATCTTAAAGAAATTTTGAAACTGAAGTCTCAGACCCTTGCAAAACTCGAAAAGTGCCCTGTACCAGCAAGTTTGAGTTTTCCTCTCTAG
- a CDS encoding Ycf34 family protein: protein MCICVNCALVDRCTTYYAVEEQHQQPHLTLTPDFDPIEPTININIRTQGEEILLEWDVVGCASFVEEQGRWAKLRPGELIPT from the coding sequence ATGTGTATCTGTGTTAACTGCGCCCTTGTGGATCGCTGCACCACATACTATGCCGTTGAAGAGCAGCACCAACAGCCCCATCTGACCCTCACACCAGACTTTGACCCGATTGAGCCGACGATCAATATCAACATCCGTACCCAAGGGGAAGAGATTCTCTTGGAGTGGGATGTGGTTGGTTGTGCCAGTTTTGTCGAAGAACAGGGACGGTGGGCAAAACTGCGTCCAGGAGAATTGATTCCCACCTAA
- a CDS encoding ParA family protein, with translation MKVITIYHNKGGVGKTTVAVNLAAAFRCREKRVLVIDMDSQANTTFATGLMSFLFEEEDTLRDAHIFHVLRYADEYPIEKVVRKSQSFNHPEIDVVPAHIDLVSIETRDLLKEIDAIHLQLLMKLEALKDAYDIVIIDAPPAWDLYAEIALIASDYLIIPSDFKPFANQGLKYVMSFVKDINRRFADLRVKLGKKPLEILGILPSKIHGQTKNSSRFIAVQEAITNKYPLKILETIITECVDLSSSLNRVITVGDSEIPAPQSIFRFKPNSNSAREFNHLADEINWMTQS, from the coding sequence GTGAAAGTTATTACCATTTATCACAACAAGGGTGGTGTGGGGAAAACTACTGTTGCTGTCAACTTAGCGGCTGCCTTTCGTTGTCGGGAAAAGCGGGTTTTGGTCATTGACATGGACTCTCAAGCCAATACGACCTTTGCCACTGGCTTAATGAGTTTTCTGTTTGAAGAGGAGGATACACTGCGGGATGCTCATATCTTCCATGTGCTCAGATATGCCGATGAGTATCCCATTGAAAAAGTGGTTAGGAAATCCCAGTCTTTTAATCACCCAGAAATTGATGTTGTCCCTGCCCATATTGATTTAGTGAGCATTGAAACCCGTGATCTACTGAAGGAGATTGATGCCATTCATCTACAACTGCTTATGAAGTTAGAAGCACTCAAGGATGCCTACGATATTGTCATCATAGATGCACCGCCAGCTTGGGATCTCTACGCCGAAATTGCCCTGATTGCCTCAGATTATCTAATTATTCCCTCAGATTTTAAGCCCTTTGCCAATCAAGGCCTAAAGTACGTCATGTCGTTTGTGAAAGATATTAATCGACGATTTGCAGACTTGCGGGTCAAGTTGGGTAAAAAACCCTTAGAAATTTTGGGAATTTTGCCCTCAAAAATTCATGGCCAGACCAAGAATTCAAGTAGGTTTATTGCTGTTCAAGAAGCAATTACGAATAAGTATCCTCTGAAAATTCTAGAGACAATTATCACAGAATGTGTTGATTTGTCCAGTAGTCTCAATCGAGTAATTACAGTTGGTGATAGTGAAATACCAGCACCTCAATCTATTTTTCGCTTTAAGCCCAATTCAAATTCGGCTCGTGAATTTAATCATCTAGCAGATGAAATTAATTGGATGACGCAATCCTAG
- the menB gene encoding 1,4-dihydroxy-2-naphthoyl-CoA synthase: MDSVHWQQVHHYTDILYHKTTGIAKITINRPHKRNAFRPQTIVEMSQAFEDARNDPTIGVVLLTGAGPHTDGKYAFCAGGDQSIRGEAGYLDDQGVARLNVLDLQRQIRSLPKVVIALVAGYAIGGGHVLHLVCDLTIAAENAIFGQTGPRVGSFDAGFGASYLARIVGQKKAREIWFLCRQYTAQEALAMGLVNAVVPVEELEAEGIRWAQEILTKSPLAIRCLKAAFNADCDGQAGLQELAGNATLLYYLTEESTEGKNAFLEKRPPNFQQFPWRP; encoded by the coding sequence ATGGACAGCGTCCACTGGCAGCAGGTTCACCACTACACTGACATCCTGTACCACAAAACGACGGGCATTGCCAAAATTACGATTAACCGTCCCCACAAGCGCAATGCCTTTCGTCCCCAAACCATTGTCGAAATGAGTCAGGCCTTTGAGGATGCCCGCAACGATCCCACGATTGGCGTTGTCTTGCTCACCGGGGCAGGCCCCCACACCGATGGTAAGTATGCCTTTTGTGCGGGTGGTGACCAAAGTATTCGGGGTGAGGCAGGCTATCTGGATGATCAGGGGGTAGCACGGCTGAATGTGCTGGATCTGCAACGGCAAATTCGCTCCCTGCCAAAGGTGGTGATTGCCCTTGTGGCCGGCTATGCCATTGGCGGTGGCCATGTGCTGCACTTGGTCTGTGACCTCACCATTGCTGCTGAGAATGCCATTTTTGGTCAAACGGGGCCACGGGTGGGTAGTTTTGATGCGGGGTTTGGTGCCAGTTATCTTGCCCGCATTGTCGGCCAGAAAAAAGCGCGCGAAATTTGGTTTCTCTGTCGACAATATACAGCTCAGGAAGCCTTAGCGATGGGTCTAGTCAATGCTGTTGTCCCCGTTGAGGAGCTGGAGGCGGAGGGGATCCGCTGGGCGCAAGAGATTCTCACCAAAAGTCCCTTGGCCATTCGCTGCTTGAAGGCGGCCTTTAATGCCGATTGTGATGGTCAAGCCGGCCTACAGGAATTAGCTGGCAATGCAACCTTGCTGTACTACCTCACTGAAGAGAGTACCGAGGGCAAAAACGCCTTTTTGGAAAAACGTCCCCCCAACTTTCAGCAGTTCCCTTGGCGCCCCTAA
- a CDS encoding DUF192 domain-containing protein codes for MFSVKRKMRGLVLGLVTLGLLLGCQSLSQGDPAAPPQMVRGIPQYLPITAKARIHDTWIQLEVARTPAQQQLGLMFRPELPGDRGMLFPISPPQVASFWMKNCLIPLDLIFLRDGKVVAIAPEAPPCQTLPCPTYESGIPVDAVLELAGGRAAELGLKVNDPVEIQYLAP; via the coding sequence ATGTTCTCCGTGAAGCGTAAGATGCGCGGGTTGGTTCTGGGATTGGTCACGTTGGGGTTACTGCTGGGCTGTCAAAGTCTGAGCCAAGGGGATCCGGCCGCACCCCCGCAAATGGTTCGCGGCATTCCGCAATATCTACCCATTACGGCCAAGGCACGCATTCACGATACATGGATTCAGTTGGAAGTGGCGCGCACGCCGGCACAGCAGCAGTTGGGCTTGATGTTTCGTCCTGAATTGCCGGGCGATCGCGGGATGCTGTTTCCCATCTCTCCGCCTCAAGTGGCCAGCTTCTGGATGAAGAACTGCCTTATTCCCCTTGACTTGATTTTTCTCAGGGACGGTAAAGTAGTGGCGATCGCCCCCGAAGCTCCCCCTTGTCAAACACTCCCTTGCCCCACCTACGAATCCGGGATTCCCGTGGATGCCGTTTTAGAGCTGGCGGGTGGCCGCGCCGCTGAATTGGGACTTAAGGTCAATGATCCTGTAGAGATACAGTACTTGGCGCCTTGA